A DNA window from Niabella yanshanensis contains the following coding sequences:
- a CDS encoding NADP-dependent malic enzyme, translating to MSKKDLRKELALEYHAKGRPGKIEVIPTKEAKTQRDLSLAYSPGVAVPCLEIAENVENVYKYTAKGNLVAVISNGTAVLGLGDIGPEAGKPVMEGKGVLFKIFADIDVFDIEINEKDPVKFVEIVQALEPTFGGINLEDIKAPGCFYIERELKKRLKIPVMHDDQHGTAIISAAALLNALEIQKKKIEKAKFVVNGAGAAAMACVLLYQQMGAKPENFIMFDSKGALHKGRTGLDDIKAPFAIAPKDISLEDALKGADVFIGLSAANVLNGEMVKSMAKNPIVFAMANPDPEISWEEATTARKDVIMATGRSDYPNQVNNVLGFPYIFRGALDVRATQINTQMQLAAVKALAEMAKTPVPDIVNLAYNQNNMHFGPEYIIPKPLDPRLLSTVAPAVAKAAMDSGVAKIHIENWEQYEHDLNKRLGLDNQVLRVLGAKARSAPKRIVFAEGENVNILKAAQIVLDEGIGYPTLLGDVRKIQELADVHKLDISDIPVINPRSDEAKAKREEYVNLFYKKRARKGYTKEEASKLMEDRNHFGCMMVECGDVDCMISGLTKRYSDAIRPALQIIGTEDGVKKVAGMYLIMTSKGPLFLADTTVNINPTAEELAEIVLLTAKEVAAFNITPRIAMLSYSNFGSSNTPEAQLVSKARELVKQKDPSLIVDGEMQANVALNNSLLKEMYPFSELVEKEVNTLIFPNLASGNITYNILKEIGSTDAIGPILLGLKKPVHLLQLGSTVNNIVNMALIAVTDAQLKSAAMSAKAGSEAGKNQGNTKKKK from the coding sequence ATGTCTAAAAAAGATTTGAGAAAAGAGCTGGCGCTGGAGTACCACGCCAAGGGTCGCCCCGGGAAAATTGAAGTCATTCCCACTAAAGAAGCCAAAACCCAGAGAGACCTTTCCCTGGCTTACTCTCCTGGTGTGGCGGTGCCCTGTTTGGAGATTGCCGAAAATGTAGAGAACGTATATAAGTATACTGCCAAGGGTAACCTGGTAGCGGTGATCAGCAATGGCACCGCTGTTCTGGGCCTGGGCGATATTGGCCCCGAAGCCGGTAAGCCGGTGATGGAAGGCAAGGGTGTATTGTTTAAAATATTTGCAGACATTGATGTATTCGACATCGAGATCAACGAAAAAGACCCGGTAAAGTTTGTAGAGATCGTTCAGGCGCTGGAACCAACTTTCGGTGGCATTAACCTGGAAGATATTAAAGCGCCCGGCTGCTTCTATATTGAACGGGAGCTGAAAAAGCGGTTGAAAATACCGGTAATGCACGATGACCAGCATGGTACCGCCATCATTAGCGCTGCTGCCCTGCTGAATGCACTGGAAATTCAAAAGAAAAAGATTGAGAAAGCGAAGTTTGTAGTCAACGGCGCCGGCGCTGCTGCCATGGCCTGCGTATTATTATACCAGCAAATGGGTGCCAAACCAGAGAACTTTATCATGTTCGACAGCAAGGGCGCCCTGCATAAAGGCCGCACCGGACTGGACGATATTAAAGCGCCTTTTGCCATTGCGCCTAAAGACATTTCATTAGAAGATGCTCTCAAAGGAGCCGATGTATTTATTGGTTTGAGCGCTGCCAATGTTTTAAATGGCGAAATGGTAAAAAGCATGGCCAAAAACCCGATTGTTTTTGCCATGGCCAATCCCGATCCCGAGATCTCCTGGGAAGAAGCCACCACCGCCCGTAAAGACGTGATCATGGCCACCGGCCGCAGCGATTATCCCAACCAGGTAAACAATGTACTGGGCTTCCCTTATATTTTCAGGGGGGCACTGGACGTAAGAGCTACGCAGATCAATACCCAAATGCAACTGGCCGCTGTAAAGGCTTTGGCTGAAATGGCGAAAACCCCGGTACCGGATATTGTAAACCTGGCCTATAACCAGAACAATATGCATTTCGGACCTGAATATATTATTCCCAAACCGCTTGATCCCCGCCTTCTGTCAACTGTGGCTCCCGCGGTAGCTAAAGCAGCGATGGATTCGGGCGTAGCAAAGATCCATATTGAGAACTGGGAGCAATATGAGCATGACCTGAATAAGAGATTAGGCCTCGATAACCAGGTACTTCGGGTACTTGGCGCCAAAGCCCGCAGCGCACCTAAACGTATTGTTTTTGCGGAAGGTGAAAATGTAAATATTTTGAAAGCCGCACAAATTGTGCTAGACGAAGGTATCGGCTATCCTACCCTTTTGGGAGATGTGAGAAAAATACAGGAGCTGGCCGATGTACACAAGCTGGACATCAGCGACATACCGGTAATTAACCCACGCAGCGATGAGGCGAAAGCCAAAAGAGAAGAGTATGTCAACCTCTTTTATAAGAAAAGAGCCCGCAAAGGCTACACAAAGGAAGAAGCATCAAAACTCATGGAAGACCGCAACCATTTCGGTTGTATGATGGTGGAATGCGGTGATGTGGATTGTATGATATCCGGACTTACCAAAAGATACTCAGACGCCATCCGCCCCGCCCTGCAGATCATTGGCACCGAAGACGGCGTGAAAAAAGTAGCCGGAATGTACCTGATCATGACCTCCAAAGGGCCTCTGTTCTTAGCTGATACTACAGTAAACATTAACCCAACGGCTGAAGAACTGGCCGAAATAGTACTGCTGACCGCTAAAGAAGTTGCCGCATTTAATATTACACCCAGGATCGCTATGTTGAGCTATTCTAATTTTGGCAGCAGCAATACACCCGAAGCACAACTGGTTTCCAAAGCGAGGGAATTGGTGAAGCAAAAAGATCCTTCGCTGATCGTTGACGGGGAGATGCAGGCTAATGTGGCGCTTAATAATAGTTTGTTAAAAGAGATGTATCCTTTTAGCGAACTGGTTGAAAAAGAAGTAAACACATTAATCTTCCCTAATTTAGCATCTGGTAATATTACTTACAATATCCTGAAAGAGATCGGCTCTACGGACGCAATAGGTCCTATCCTTTTGGGATTGAAAAAACCGGTACATTTGTTGCAACTGGGTAGCACGGTGAACAACATTGTCAACATGGCTTTAATAGCAGTTACGGATGCCCAGTTAAAGTCAGCGGCAATGTCGGCCAAAGCTGGTTCAGAAGCAGGAAAAAACCAGGGAAACACCAAAAAGAAAAAATAG
- a CDS encoding MlaE family ABC transporter permease translates to MKILREFGQYIQMFKGMFRMPENRTMYWRQFMLQCNDIGIGSLGIICVISVFIGAVSTVQTAYQITSPIIPKTTIAQIVRDTVILEFAPTLSCIVLAGVVGSKIASELGNMRVSEQIDALEIMGINTKAYLILPKIIAGVITIPMLIILAMVLGIWGGRLAGSATGIIGTSIFDNGLLMGFKGYNVFFALTKSFVFAFLITSIPCFYGYHVKGGALEIGHSSTRAVVISCILLLLADYILSALLL, encoded by the coding sequence TTGAAAATACTTAGAGAATTCGGGCAGTATATCCAGATGTTCAAAGGTATGTTTCGCATGCCGGAGAACAGAACCATGTACTGGCGGCAGTTTATGCTGCAATGTAACGATATCGGCATCGGGTCGCTTGGTATCATTTGCGTTATTTCTGTTTTTATAGGTGCGGTATCTACCGTGCAAACAGCTTATCAGATCACATCCCCTATCATTCCGAAAACCACCATTGCACAAATTGTAAGAGATACGGTGATATTGGAATTTGCCCCTACGCTCAGCTGTATAGTGCTGGCCGGTGTGGTGGGTAGTAAAATAGCCAGTGAACTGGGTAATATGCGGGTAAGTGAACAAATAGATGCGCTGGAAATAATGGGCATCAATACCAAAGCCTACCTCATACTTCCTAAAATCATTGCAGGGGTTATTACAATACCTATGCTGATCATACTGGCCATGGTTTTAGGTATCTGGGGGGGGCGTTTGGCCGGGTCTGCTACAGGCATTATTGGCACTTCTATTTTCGACAACGGGCTGTTAATGGGCTTTAAGGGATATAACGTGTTCTTTGCGCTTACCAAAAGTTTTGTTTTCGCATTCCTGATCACCAGTATCCCATGTTTTTACGGCTACCATGTAAAAGGCGGCGCCCTGGAGATAGGACATTCCAGTACCCGTGCTGTTGTAATTTCCTGTATCCTGCTTTTACTGGCAGACTACATTTTATCTGCCCTGTTATTATAA
- a CDS encoding ABC transporter ATP-binding protein, with product MIEIKGLKKSFGEKVVLKEVTALMEPGKCNLIIGSSGSGKTVLMKCIVGLMQPTEGEVIYNGTNYITMSSEEKKAIRKEIGMLFQGSALFDSQTVEQNVIFPLDMFTNDKYSVKKARVKEVLDRVKLNEDAYKKFPSEISGGMQKRVALARAIVLNPKYLFCDEPNSGLDPQTSIVIDKLISEITQEYNTTTIMNTHDMNSVMEIGDHIVYMHQGEKEWEGTNKEIIYSDNKKLNEFIFASNFLQDAKNMRTIQETGEIPKEVHEDVRDALEEKFNTDMDGDGVVGATKE from the coding sequence ATGATAGAGATAAAAGGTCTTAAAAAAAGTTTCGGAGAAAAAGTTGTACTCAAAGAGGTGACTGCCCTGATGGAACCAGGCAAATGTAATCTTATTATCGGTTCGAGCGGTAGCGGAAAAACGGTATTAATGAAATGCATTGTGGGACTGATGCAGCCTACCGAAGGAGAAGTTATTTACAACGGCACCAATTATATAACCATGTCCTCCGAAGAGAAAAAAGCTATCCGCAAGGAAATCGGTATGTTGTTCCAGGGATCGGCACTATTTGACAGCCAGACGGTGGAGCAGAACGTTATTTTCCCACTGGACATGTTCACGAACGACAAATACTCGGTAAAAAAAGCGAGGGTGAAAGAAGTGCTGGACCGGGTAAAACTGAACGAAGATGCCTATAAGAAATTTCCTTCGGAGATAAGTGGCGGTATGCAAAAAAGGGTAGCATTGGCCAGAGCCATTGTGCTTAACCCTAAATACCTGTTTTGCGATGAACCCAACTCGGGGCTGGATCCGCAAACTTCTATTGTAATTGATAAACTGATCAGTGAGATCACCCAGGAATACAATACTACCACTATCATGAACACGCATGATATGAATAGTGTGATGGAAATTGGCGACCACATTGTGTATATGCACCAGGGGGAAAAGGAATGGGAAGGCACCAATAAAGAGATCATTTACAGCGATAATAAAAAACTCAACGAGTTCATTTTTGCATCTAACTTCCTGCAGGATGCAAAAAATATGCGCACCATACAGGAAACCGGAGAAATTCCCAAAGAGGTGCACGAAGATGTACGGGACGCCCTGGAAGAGAAATTTAACACCGATATGGATGGCGATGGTGTTGTAGGTGCAACCAAAGAATAA
- a CDS encoding S41 family peptidase translates to MKKTFPILALLLVILTACPKKKDQMADNATTPQLVADSAYLYTKEVYFWNTLPGIGTYESFNPRKFANSDLVKTADDLIKSIRALQPADQFSNAISSEQSDQIITGDGTSWGFWVKSGLVALPANDANNTRWFIPYVYAGSDAGSKGVRRGWILNKLNGSEIRGDQASVDKLNALFFGTATSANVEFIKPDGTTQSISLSKTRFTENPVLYSTIYTNGSKKIGYIVFNTFLGTQAALNDLLAVFDNFIGQGVNELIIDLRENLGGSTVMQDRFANILVPASKTGQTMYRYEFNQQLQQGNFPLVKKKLRIPNNDYFSVSTNTETFAKIRTLALSRVFFIVTENTASSSELLINNLKPVMDVKLIGEKNTHGKPVGYFPIELFDKVALYPVSFKTVNSVGAEVPYEGFAPDKIVVDGINKDWGDVTEPCLANALNYINTGNFLATSPATSLKTTTSRSVVSGKLDQLNERRTKNVGIYYEHKNR, encoded by the coding sequence ATGAAAAAAACATTCCCGATACTGGCGTTACTGCTGGTGATATTGACGGCTTGCCCTAAAAAGAAAGACCAGATGGCAGACAATGCCACTACTCCGCAACTTGTCGCAGATTCCGCTTATTTATATACCAAAGAAGTGTACTTCTGGAATACATTGCCAGGCATAGGAACTTACGAAAGCTTTAATCCCCGGAAATTTGCCAATTCAGACCTGGTTAAAACAGCCGATGATCTTATTAAATCTATCAGGGCATTGCAGCCTGCTGATCAGTTCAGTAACGCAATTTCGTCCGAGCAGTCTGATCAGATTATTACCGGGGATGGAACTAGTTGGGGCTTTTGGGTAAAATCTGGCTTAGTTGCACTTCCTGCTAATGACGCAAACAATACCCGATGGTTTATACCCTATGTATATGCGGGCTCCGATGCTGGATCAAAAGGGGTGAGGCGCGGTTGGATCTTAAACAAACTTAATGGTTCAGAAATAAGGGGAGATCAGGCCAGTGTTGATAAATTAAATGCATTGTTTTTTGGAACAGCAACCTCTGCAAATGTTGAATTTATAAAACCAGATGGAACAACACAAAGTATAAGCTTATCTAAAACACGATTTACAGAAAATCCGGTCCTATATTCCACCATTTACACAAATGGTAGTAAAAAGATTGGTTATATTGTTTTTAATACGTTTTTAGGCACACAGGCTGCTTTGAATGACTTGCTTGCAGTTTTCGACAATTTTATTGGTCAGGGAGTCAATGAATTGATCATTGATCTAAGAGAAAACCTTGGTGGATCGACTGTAATGCAGGACAGGTTTGCCAACATTCTAGTGCCTGCCTCTAAAACCGGTCAAACTATGTATCGATATGAATTTAATCAGCAATTGCAACAGGGTAATTTTCCACTCGTAAAGAAAAAACTTCGTATTCCTAATAATGATTATTTCAGCGTAAGCACCAACACTGAAACATTTGCTAAAATCAGGACTCTTGCGTTAAGCAGGGTATTCTTTATTGTGACTGAGAACACCGCTTCGTCGAGCGAGCTTTTAATTAATAATTTAAAACCTGTGATGGATGTGAAGCTGATAGGCGAAAAAAATACGCACGGCAAGCCGGTAGGATACTTCCCAATTGAATTATTTGACAAAGTAGCTTTATACCCCGTTTCTTTTAAAACAGTTAACAGTGTGGGTGCCGAAGTGCCCTATGAAGGCTTTGCGCCTGATAAAATAGTAGTAGATGGCATTAATAAAGATTGGGGAGATGTTACAGAGCCTTGTCTTGCCAATGCGCTTAATTATATCAATACAGGAAACTTTTTGGCTACGTCACCTGCTACATCGCTGAAGACGACGACATCGAGATCTGTAGTATCTGGTAAGCTTGATCAATTAAATGAAAGAAGAACAAAAAATGTCGGAATTTATTATGAGCACAAGAACAGATAG
- the sucD gene encoding succinate--CoA ligase subunit alpha, whose product MAVLVNKDSKVLVQGFTGTEGTFHATQMIEYGTNVVGGVTPNKGGTTHLDRPVFNTVADAVTATNANVSIIFVPPAFAADAIMEAADAGIGLVVCITEGIPVQDMVKVKNYLLGSNTRLIGPNCPGVITAGECKVGIMPGFVFKQGRIGIVSKSGTLTYEAADQVAKAGLGISTAIGIGGDPIIGTPTKEAVELLMNDPETDAIVMIGEIGGGMEAEAANWIKATGNKKPVVGFIAGQTAPPGRRMGHAGAIVGGADDTAAAKMKIMSECGIHVVSSPADIGKTMAEVLKK is encoded by the coding sequence ATGGCAGTATTAGTAAATAAAGATTCGAAAGTGTTAGTACAGGGCTTTACGGGTACAGAAGGCACCTTCCATGCAACCCAAATGATTGAGTATGGAACGAATGTGGTAGGTGGCGTTACCCCTAATAAAGGAGGTACCACTCATTTGGACAGACCGGTATTTAATACGGTGGCTGACGCGGTAACAGCAACCAACGCTAACGTCAGCATTATTTTCGTTCCACCAGCTTTTGCAGCAGATGCGATCATGGAAGCTGCGGATGCAGGTATCGGTTTAGTGGTTTGTATTACTGAAGGTATTCCTGTACAGGATATGGTGAAAGTGAAAAACTATTTACTGGGCTCCAATACAAGATTGATAGGACCTAACTGTCCGGGTGTTATAACTGCCGGCGAGTGCAAAGTAGGCATTATGCCAGGCTTTGTATTTAAACAAGGGCGCATAGGTATCGTAAGCAAATCAGGCACTCTTACCTATGAAGCAGCTGACCAGGTAGCAAAAGCAGGTTTGGGAATCAGTACGGCCATTGGCATTGGCGGAGATCCCATCATTGGAACCCCTACCAAAGAAGCAGTAGAGCTATTAATGAATGATCCTGAAACCGATGCTATTGTTATGATTGGTGAAATTGGTGGTGGCATGGAAGCCGAAGCTGCCAACTGGATCAAAGCTACCGGCAACAAAAAACCCGTGGTAGGCTTTATTGCAGGCCAAACAGCTCCTCCCGGCCGTCGCATGGGCCATGCAGGTGCTATTGTAGGCGGAGCAGATGATACGGCAGCAGCTAAAATGAAAATCATGAGTGAATGCGGTATTCATGTAGTAAGCAGCCCGGCTGATATTGGTAAGACAATGGCGGAAGTATTAAAAAAGTAA